The segment taagagtgccaaacacacccttctagaaatacaattcgccttcgatcactgatttctatttcgcgcatggtgttctcgcccttcataggccggctgtgctgggtacaacttattacggctttacacagaggaccattgttagacgaagatgtgcgacagttctcgttctcggtcacgctcgccatggctgtgtaaagtcgtgatatggagcatgccatgtagaaacgaaatttcggtggatcgagggtgaatgttcgcgtcgcgccgcgcctttcggtcctttagtcgtttagtctcttttgcaatctcaatcgggagattcttagctttcgcatatccctcgaaagttacgcaagtgcatatttgcaatagattatgccactagggctcattgtaaagagtgcgataggctagatttaagggtagaggtacgcttgcttgttgagagtgacgccttttacctttgcttttgcttacaattagcttcaccgtgcaccgtgtcgtttcgcatttagtatacttttacagacttgtcatagtgtattttctatttcctactttcaattctcttttctttttttccggtaatataattcgctctcgggagagatcttgaattagcacaagatgctcgggcacgatacactcgcctgtgcaaattgtcggctttgtgatgggagcgcgtattgcagctgcatgtgatttaattgtgaggcgggctgctgtgagtctgacccctcaggcgcggccccgagtggggaactcccgttaatggggggctggatgaatggtggtcgcgtattagcgttttgtctgtgcaactgcaatgcgtgagtgtatcgagcagctcgagatctctcacgacggcgaatccgtgtccgtttttcaattctttttctatctctgcaatgagatacttagcgtctatttgtcacttgaaaccagtgcaagtgtgcctctaaaatatgcgaaagaaattgtaatggcatatgtgtagaaagatcgacgagaacctctcgtctatctttcttacgcgcgcatgctaaccctttggactttaaagtaaagtctttggaaataattttagtagttttttaccttataccgcaatcacagtccaaagggttagtataacgaagtatagtgtatatgtgtgctgcgaaacttagaaaatttagccaggcaagtccagttttaagcgcatcatcgaaacattcgccgagggattcgccgaggttttctctggtgaattctttaataaagaattcactaagagattcgttgctagtttcagggaagaattagatctgggttagggtttactaacactttagagtagaattggaatttttctggcattccatgccattagcgcctgatgaggctgcttctatttccttttacaattcggaattatcatgcgcctaaacaggctgctgtattttttaattaacattaaaaaggatgagacctgatgatggtacattagaattaaaaagcattaggcgcccaaaaaggctactccttccatacattaagattgaaaaaccttaaacgcccgaagaggccactccttttttctatcagacagaatcagaattcattgagcgcccaatgtggctgctggaaatttttctcaaagtctgaattgcgtgacaccttgcaatttaaaggaaattttttcgaacttgtttaaatacaaattgtctgtttcagttatagtgtttgtgatcgcccgtaatgcgatcgtagagtcagtgtttttgcgcaagtaaagctagtcgagagcaccggtgctctaataactttttcaccgcgaaagtagagtcatgcacgagtccaactgcagctgcaacgttgagagctaagctggggctgagttgaagggtgctcgtctgagagctgctggtcagagggatgctggtcagatgggtgatgatcagaggggagctggtctcagggatgctggtcagagggttacgagtttgcagagatgcagtaccgatgatgacagcgaacggtgagtcattttataattctttgaatgggggtgcatgtagtacagctacttagctctttcgattctggccgttccaacacaaatgcacgacatgcagaggcccttttcacatggtcggtattcgtttggggaactcttatgcaatatttcgcgaatatggtctagggcgtctaggcagtagccttatggcgtggtccttttctaaaccatattcacgaaatatcgtagaaatgttcccgaaactaatgccaattatataagatgcgccactaaacgttatgcatgtgtgttcgaaagagcagcatcgattgagctgaccatacaaggtactcgtagatagtgacatgcatgtgtctgtctcaaaataaaaaataaaataaatcaatacaattgttgctcgcgattcttacaattttatatcgattaataataattcgtaaaataatcggatcgatcgagtcaagtagagtcaccgcgaaattttttgaaatgggtctcaatgaaactagtcttcctaacaatcttgcattctagcaagatcttttatggtcgccggtaatgcgatcgtagagtccacgcttttttcgcgtccatatattttcaagagcgccgcggctcttgtgtagagttctattaccgcgaatttacagtcaaatttttgcggatctatgatttatacagagcacggaagctcgtgttgatttttcgtcgcgaaagtaaagtcaaccttttgcgtatcggaaatttgtccagagcaccggtgctctaattgctttttcatcgcgaaagtaaagtaaaattttcgattagcttcaattttcagctgcttggtattctaggtcctagaaaggacctagcttgtgggccctagagagggcccagaacaggggccctagagagggccttcggcataggccctagagagggtcctagtcatgggccctagagagggcctagctcgtgggccctagagagggtcctaatcatgggccctagagagggtcctagtcatgggccctagagagggccttcggcataggccctagagagggtcctagtcatgggccctagagagggcctagctcgtgggccctagagagggcctagaattatgctagcttggtagctagctaagatgtacttgcatgcatgccgtagaatgtagaatacgagtaccttgtataagtgggtcgtaatctttgtgcgtgcattttggaaggaaaagcatcatacctaaggcacgcaatgcatttggtaggataagcttcctacataatgcatgcaaaaagaccttacccaacaaaaacacattcagaaactaaggaatgtgaaatagatgaaatgtgaaatagatgaaatgtgcgcgtttaataaacaggagcgctaaaagttgctgtttaaatataaattgtcggtttgagttatagtgtttgtgatcgcccgtaatgcgatcgtagagtcagtgtttttgcgcaagtaaagctagtcgggagcaccggtgctctaataactttttcaccgcgaaagtagagtcatgcacgagtccaactgcagctgcaacgttgagagctaagctggggctgagttgaggggtgctcgtctgggagctgctggtcagagggatgctggtcagagggatgctggtcagacggatggtgatcagaggggagctggtctcagggatgctggtcagagggttacgagtttgcagagatgcagtaccgatgatgacagcgaacggtgagtcattttatcattctttgaatgggggtgcatgtagtacagctacttagctctttcgattctggccgttccaacacaaatgcacgacatgcagaggcccttttcacatggtcggtattcgtttggggaactcttatgcaatatttcgcgaatatggtctagggcgtctaggcagtagccttatggcgtggtccttttctaaaccatattcacgaaatatcatagaaatgttcccgaaaaaaatgccaattatataagatgcgccactaaacgttatgcatgtgtgttcgaaagagcagcatcgatagagctgaccatacaaggtactcgtagatagtgacatgcatgtgtctgtctcaaaataaaaataatagataaaccaatacaattgttgctcgcgattcttacaattttatatcgattaataataattcgtaaaataatcggatcgatcaagtcaagtagagtcaccgcgaaattttttgaaatgggtctcaatgaaactagtcttcctagcaatcttgcattccagcaagatcttttatggtcgccggtaatgcgatcgtagagtccacgcttttttcgcgtccatatattttcaagaccgccgcggctcttgtgtagagttttattaccgcgaatttacagtcaaatttttgcggatctatgatttatacagagcacggaagctcgtgttgatttttcgtcgcgaaagtaaaatcaaccttttgcgtatcggaaatttgtccagagcaccggtgctctaattgctttttcatcgcgaaagtaaagtaaaattttcgattagcttcaattttcagctgcttggtattctaggtcctagaaaggacctagcttgtgggccctagagagggcccagaacaggggccctagagagggccttcggcataggccctagagagggtcctagtcatgggccctagagagggcctagctcgtgggccctagagagggtcctaatcatgggccctagagagggtcctagtcatgggccctagagagggccttcggcataggccctagagagggtcctagtcatgggccctagagagggcctagctcgtgggccctagagagggcctagaattatgctagcttggtagctagctaagatgttcttgcatgcatgctgtagaatgtagaatacgagtaccttgtataagtgcagagagatcgacgataatcgtcagtctatctctctttcgatttcgctttcgcgttcgcggttgtcactaatagtagagtcaaatcatcgtttccctcattgcaagcaatgacggacgcgatgagtttattgaaatggagggtggatgggatcggtgtttgtttcgggatgggtcactttcgtaggtacctccgcgttggtgtgcccggttccttggtaacgtttctcaagcattgcgacttgcaaaacgatatcaagctaaagcctacgatctagtttaagggtccagatcgagcgaaacttacattcagtgagtttggttcggtctagacatctaatcagaattttattctctttcaggtaggtatttcttcgatggttttacatgatttattctatttcatgcatttcttcgatggttttgcgtgatttatttcatttcgtcgatttcttcgatgattttgaactcatgaacacatgtcttccacaaataatgttgttgtttatataaatttttatgttaaataaatttgtttggcgttaaataaacctgaatagaatagcaaggttaaaaggcgtatgtgttcttgttttgttgcgatccttctttctcggtcgttgcacggaatacgtttataaaacgatctttaaattgttactctaacagaatcatttgtaaatcgcgggtttcgactgacttcttgaattctaattcctaccacacgtagcgttacaatctgtttcgaggcttcatcggtaacgttgcatgcgacacaaaaatggtaaggtggttctaggactcccccaaaccggtgacagaaaaatgcattggttgataggtctatcctatacctcgtctgtgctcccgtaaacgattctgtatcgataaagttgaatgcgaccacggacgaggtattctcggttaaatttattaaatttttttatttcacacctgcacaatccttatacataattactttataacaagtataattggaattatcgacatcagtacaagatgttgaatacatcaacttccttctcaacattattttattcttttcacatttccttgcattattttaaggaacttttgtttattgtatcttctttcctatttctttaaacgtaataataaaataaacgattcgaatcttaatactcgttttcacaacgtcgaaacgataagcgatgtgacaggtaaaagtggtgtgctagactgcttttaaatacacagcttgtcaattcgatatgttagtggtgattcttcatgagcaaatttgttggttcggtttgtggttatcaaaaattgggaaaatggacagtctgactaccgcgtcacgttcataccggccctagaggtgttatgcgtcattcttacagtctttccgtagcaggggaccaaattcttcttttaccaaaaagaagatatagatttagacaaagcgtaggtaagataggcctacattttaaggaaggttctgtgccacccagggggaccaagccgtctttgtttggctgaagttttcccgtttagttagcaccgtattggtaggaggcgctaggtacatcacacacacatgcctacgtgtatcagtgagcacgacacacaacctttcgacgttggtgaaatgttaccatgacgaccgtcgtcatttagaaatgtttggcgcagacacgaggaagtgtcctcactttccctggtttaccctttctaagcccgtctgaccatggattgtcgcgtcagtgacgcgtatgcagcagatagaaggatatacaaagcaattgaatatattttcttttcctaagaaaagaagaaatattcaatttcaatgtttatccttctatctgctgcatacgtgtcgctggcgcgacgatccgtggacaggttttaaagtaaacggtacattacacgtatacacatacacatacgtcccgattcacaccaattcacacattcacagtttagtacgcacctcattggtaggaggcgctacaaactctgcttcaactttcgtaagagggaagcttggcccccctggtaaCGTCTACTCTATTCTGTACTTTGTGGTAGAATTAACATGTGTTCTTTGATACTTTAGTGCCGTTTGTAACTACTCAAACATTTAaagtaaaattatatatttaatatccaaCTGGCAACAAGGATTCCCAAATTTGTTTCTACTCTATTCATTTTTTGCGGAGAACGCTCCTGTTACGTCAAAGACACATAGTGAAAATATAACCTTTCAGGAGTCCAACAATGGTATTACGATTTATAAGTTTCTTCATAAATTTTAAGCGAATAATAGAGAAATACAAATTACTGTTCATAAGTTTTCTATTACAAACATCCCGTTTCTGTTTACGTTTAAAAGTGTATTTCAATCCTTTTTTTGTCACCGTTCATTTCATGAATGAAAAGTAAATATAAATGACTATAACCGTTGTATACCCGTTAGTTCAGTATGGTTATGATTCCGTTTGCATGAGTCTGCTGGTTAAAATAATGAAGGGAACTGAACATTTCTGCGCTTGTTATTCTATATTTAATACACGCATTCTATATAAATATTTGCGCGAAACATACGCCGTGCCATTTATCAAGTGGCATTTTTAGTTTCTAACAATGGACGGTAACCCGAGTAATGGGAAGGAAAACGATGAAACTGGCAACAGATACATACTTATAGCGCATATCAAATTGAAAGATTACTTTGCAAAGTTTTGTCACATGAAATCTAAGAACTTAATTGTTGAATTTTCACATaaccaaatatttttatttatgaagggtTATATCTGACTCTCGCCTCTATCTTCACATGCAGAAATGTATAACACTTGTCTTACATTATACACAACACGAGTATTTGTCCATCTTTTACAATTCTCAGGTAATCCCATTTGGAAGATCCGTTTTAAAAATTGCCTCCATAAATTATCTTATACGCAtattttattaaagaaatagATATTGGTAGATTACCTTTATGTTTCTCCCACCGTTAAATGTGAATTTCATTCAATTAAAATCCACACTCTATTATTCATTCCTGTGCCGCGAGTTTCGAGATTATTAAAAGTTCatcaaatttttgttatttcttcaAACTCCTCATAGATACGTGCAATAGTGTCTTCTATGTTTGTTTCAAGGTATGTAACTTTAACTTGTGTGGAGCAAAGCGTCAAAAGAAGATACCATGAAGGATTTAACAACAAAGCAATTACaaagaatagagaaaaagaagaagaaaatggcCGCGCTTCTGGAAATTACTAAATTGAATGATAAGGACAGAGAAGCTAGAACCATTGCTCTTAAAAAAGCTGTAAGTACAGTTCACGAGCGTGTgttatttctaattatttttcgCTAATAAATATACTTTCAGTCCGAAGAAGCAGAGCAGTCCAATGATACGGATAGTAGCGAAACTTGCATAGAAGCAGTCTCCAAACGGAAGCGACCCTGCACCAAGGATTTAAAGGAGACTTACTTGGAAGAATCTGTTGAAAAAGAAGCTGTGGAGGAGTCGGATCCACTCGCTAATAAAAAACCTAGGTTTGCGAAACTGTAAATCTATTAACACGTTGATTGCCGATCGCACCGATCGGCGTGATTTGCGTTCTGTGACCAACGCCGCTCCGGTCCAAAATCGGCCGCTGTGACCAAAATCGCTCCGATCGGTGTAGTCAGCGTTGGTCACAGAACACAAATCACGCCGAACGGTGTGgtcggcagtcaacgtgttgaACAGTATACTGCCATCGGGGCGTTTTTGGCGTCGAGGAAAGCACCGTCCGATTTCATCGGCGGTCAACGTGTTAATGTGCAgcctgtatatatttttaaagtccaTCTGATATTAATTAAACTGCTCTTCTCGTACTGCAGATTAAGCGGAGACGAGTATCTAAAATTGAAGCAGGAATTAAGGGATCGTAAAAGACGGCTCAGAACATTGCCTCGGTTTCGTTTGAAGGCAGTTGGTGAAAGTGCTAGTTTAAGTATTAATAGTAATGGTGAAGATAGGATACCTATTTTCCTTAGCGATGTACAACATTTATTACTGTATTCATTGCACGGCCACCATTCACCTTACATGCCGACAAGGTGGTGTCATCTCGAAAAGTACAATAAGGTAACGAACGCGTTAGATACACtctgtaaataaatttgaaaattaggaCGAGACGTGAttgatgaatatttaaaaaggTCGCCCATACTGTCGTTCTTGTTGTCGAAGGGCTCTCTTTGTACCACTTTGTGGCTTATGAAAGCGTATTTTCACATATAACGTCGAAATTGGAGCATCGCGTGGAAGTGCTAACGCCTACAGCATACGGGGGATCAGTTGTAGAAGATCTGGCAGCTGTTCCCATGACTGGGATACAGAGTGATAGGCTGATTAAacgtacatatatttttatttcaaggaaACGCATCGTTGCTGCTGTTATAAGAATCGTACAGAATATAGACCAGTTCTTTTACAGAGTATGGATCGTTAGAGGCGGCTTTACAAAGTTCAGGAGACGTGATAAAATTACTAAGAGCTGTTTTCCCAATGCATCAGTCTGGATCGATTAATAACGGATCCGTTGGAAAACCGACTGTGCTACCGGACACTGATAAATTTCCTCGAATACAATTACTTCTGTCTTTGTGTCAAATGGTCGAAGAAAATTATCCTGTGCCGCTAAAGGGTGAATTAGCAAAGAAGTTAGTATCGATGGTAAAGGTATTCTTGATTATTCTTCTAATTGCtcgtatttaaatgttttactgCTTAGATATGGAGATTATGTGATGACAAAAGACATGTACATAGAAGCTACAGCAACATCTCCAATGTTCGGTTTAGATTGCGAAATGTGTAGAACAACCAGCGGGGAATTGGAGCTAACGAGAATATCTCTGGTTGACGAAAGCATGAATGTAAGTTTGAAATCAACGGCGTTTGTACGAGTAAAAGTATACGAAAATTCCATTAAATTCTTATCACAGATTATTTACGACAGTCTGGTAAAGCCGGAAAACCCTATCACGGATTATCTGACGCGATACAGCGGTATAACGGAAGAACTGTTGAATAATGTCACAACTACTTTATTAGATGTCCAAGAAATGTTACGGAAGTTGCTTCCCGCAGACGCTATTCTTGTTGGGCAAAGTTTAAACTTTGATCTTCACACGTTGAAAATGATGCATCCGTACATCATCGATACGTCCGTGATCTTTAATATTACTGGGGACAGGTAAGTCGCTTTCACAGATTACAATTCTGCTGTCGAGAAAATATGCACTTTCTCTGGGAACGAACTGTGCTGattaaattatgtttaataCAGATACAGAAAAACAAAATTGCAAACTTTAGTGAGGGAATTCCTTGGCGAGAGAATACAGGAAAGCAAAGCTGGGCATTGCTCCACTGAGGATTCGAAGGCCTCTTTGAAATTAACGCAATTAAAATTAGCAAATAGCGTGGATTACGGAGATGCTGTGTTAATTGGTCGATGCGATATGGACATATTAAGAATGGAAACAGAAAAGCGCGATGATTGTCAACAGACCATGAAAGCGGAAGTACGAAAGTATGCCACTTCGATTTTCAAACATGTAACCAAGGATGACAAAACAGCTGCGATTGTGGGAAACGAAGAAATCATGAACGAATATTCCAAGTATCTAACTTCGTCTATTAATATTATGGACGACGAGAATTTTGCTAAAAACGACCAAGTATGTATTTTCAATCTAAACTACCTAGTCGATAACTGTTTGTTCTTCATTTTATCGAAATTAtgttttttcaacacctgcatgaaaatgggtgttttttaCGCCTGCTGAGCAGGAGCAAAGTGGCCAATTTCAGATGTATTCGCGTTTCttacttttctcccaagggaaaaagactttacgcgcatgcgtatttgcattttttactttgctcccaaggaaaccGGAGTTTAGCGTTACCcacgtatttattaatttcgacGGAATAAAAAAGCAATCGAACGTGCATATTTgtttgcgaatcgctcagcaggctttcaaaaacacacctttcatgcaggtgttgaaaaaaaaatatgcgtGACAAGGTAGAGACGCGATTTCGCGCTCGTCggaatcgctttcttctctcccttgtcacgcaatgtactattctATTGCAGGTGCGGCTCGTAGTGGCGGATAATGACAAACATGCGGTAACTAGAGCTTCGCAAATAGCAATGGAGCACGCTTTCACGTTATGTCATGTTAGGGTAGATAAAGAGAAATTAACAGATGATCAAGCGGAGAAAACTTTCCGTATTGTAAATAAATGGATTCACAAACTGTGGCAACATATGGCAGTGAATGGTTTAGCGTGTGTCGTATTCACGGGAGAAAACAATGCGGGGAACGGTGCCTGCTTCCTGAATTTAAAAAGAGAAGTGCCTGAGAATAGCGTAATACGTGCTTGAAGCAACGGAATCTTGAATTTGTACACTTGTACTTGTACTTCATTTAAGAAGAAACCATTTTAACAGCTATAATTCTGGTATTCGCACCAATTTTAGAAGAAAATACAGAAAGCTAGAAAACCAAGTCATCACGTAATGACTAATTTCGGTAATTATTTGCTAGAAATGTACAAATATTGTATCattaataaacttttttatactgcgtaattgaaatttaatagaaatctCTGCAAATACATGTAAGCTCTTTTGTGCAGAACGTTATAAATCCGCAGAACGCAAATCAAATTAAAGAGAGTATCGAATTGAattgaatttgttttaattatctTTTTCCCCTGAAGCGCCGCAAGTTATTCTAGCAACTAtcttttataaaaatgatataTTTCCATTACAATATGAAATAATCGCACATTACATAATAACGCTTCGTTCTTATATACCTTACTTTCTACTCTAATGCTGCAATCttgatatacaaataaaaacggTTCACATCTCAGTAAAGTTTCGATGTCGATTTACTTAAATGCAGCAACAATATTTATTCAAAAATGTACATTACTTTACACTAAATTACAATAATCACTATTTAATACTTCTAATCatgataaaacatttaaaaaacaaagtAATATCTAACTGGATATACTCAAATACTAAACTGCAAAAAGATAAACAACAGTGAATCAAGCTggtaaaagaatataaaaacgCTATTGAAATAATTTAGGAAGGCAACAGCATGAAACACGTAATCGACGCCATAATTAGTTTTAAGGCTAATTTGAGCAGTTATATCTGCCACACGCTGTTGAAAGAAACTTGGTTGTTCTTCAGCAATATCTGAATTAACGAATTCAATAACGGCTGCAGATCGTATTATATAGATAACATGAAATTAAAAGGTTATTATGGCTTATTGCAAAATTTGTCTTTACCTGACGccttctgcttttctaaatacATTAAGTAAGCCGAAACGGGATGCCGTGAATTCCTAGCAAGCATTTTTTGCCTAAACGATACTACTGCagccttcttctttttcttcagtTTCTGAAGATTCACAACATCGAATTGAGTTGTACTTCCGGCGGAACTTGGCAATGAGAGGATGTCGTCTTCAATATGTAtgtctcttgtttctttgtccatGAAATTGAACGTCGAACGGGACGGCAATACTTCGTCGTCAAACTGGCATAATTTCCTCTTCTTCAGTGGCTTCGAGGGAATGTCAGACAGATTCTCAAGAACATCATCGGGAAGTCGTTTAACACTCTTTTTCTGCATTTCCACTACCTTGGATTTCTTCATTTGACTTTTAGATTCTAACTTCTGAATCTTGATTTCTTTTTCTGCTTGCATTCTTTCTAGGTGCTCcctttgtttcttcttttttatttccttattAGCCTTAATACCGTCAGCAGTACGTTTTATTATTCCCAACGCTTCATCT is part of the Andrena cerasifolii isolate SP2316 chromosome 1, iyAndCera1_principal, whole genome shotgun sequence genome and harbors:
- the Rexo5 gene encoding RNA exonuclease 5 isoform X2, giving the protein MSEEAEQSNDTDSSETCIEAVSKRKRPCTKDLKETYLEESVEKEAVEESDPLANKKPRLSGDEYLKLKQELRDRKRRLRTLPRFRLKAVGESASLSINSNGEDRIPIFLSDVQHLLLYSLHGHHSPYMPTRWCHLEKYNKVAHTVVLVVEGLSLYHFVAYESVFSHITSKLEHRVEVLTPTAYGGSVVEDLAAVPMTGIQSDRLIKQYGSLEAALQSSGDVIKLLRAVFPMHQSGSINNGSVGKPTVLPDTDKFPRIQLLLSLCQMVEENYPVPLKGELAKKYGDYVMTKDMYIEATATSPMFGLDCEMCRTTSGELELTRISLVDESMNIIYDSLVKPENPITDYLTRYSGITEELLNNVTTTLLDVQEMLRKLLPADAILVGQSLNFDLHTLKMMHPYIIDTSVIFNITGDRYRKTKLQTLVREFLGERIQESKAGHCSTEDSKASLKLTQLKLANSVDYGDAVLIGRCDMDILRMETEKRDDCQQTMKAEVRKYATSIFKHVTKDDKTAAIVGNEEIMNEYSKYLTSSINIMDDENFAKNDQVRLVVADNDKHAVTRASQIAMEHAFTLCHVRVDKEKLTDDQAEKTFRIVNKWIHKLWQHMAVNGLACVVFTGENNAGNGACFLNLKREVPENSVIRA
- the Rexo5 gene encoding RNA exonuclease 5 isoform X1; translation: MKDLTTKQLQRIEKKKKKMAALLEITKLNDKDREARTIALKKASEEAEQSNDTDSSETCIEAVSKRKRPCTKDLKETYLEESVEKEAVEESDPLANKKPRLSGDEYLKLKQELRDRKRRLRTLPRFRLKAVGESASLSINSNGEDRIPIFLSDVQHLLLYSLHGHHSPYMPTRWCHLEKYNKVAHTVVLVVEGLSLYHFVAYESVFSHITSKLEHRVEVLTPTAYGGSVVEDLAAVPMTGIQSDRLIKQYGSLEAALQSSGDVIKLLRAVFPMHQSGSINNGSVGKPTVLPDTDKFPRIQLLLSLCQMVEENYPVPLKGELAKKYGDYVMTKDMYIEATATSPMFGLDCEMCRTTSGELELTRISLVDESMNIIYDSLVKPENPITDYLTRYSGITEELLNNVTTTLLDVQEMLRKLLPADAILVGQSLNFDLHTLKMMHPYIIDTSVIFNITGDRYRKTKLQTLVREFLGERIQESKAGHCSTEDSKASLKLTQLKLANSVDYGDAVLIGRCDMDILRMETEKRDDCQQTMKAEVRKYATSIFKHVTKDDKTAAIVGNEEIMNEYSKYLTSSINIMDDENFAKNDQVRLVVADNDKHAVTRASQIAMEHAFTLCHVRVDKEKLTDDQAEKTFRIVNKWIHKLWQHMAVNGLACVVFTGENNAGNGACFLNLKREVPENSVIRA